A region of the Fischerella sp. PCC 9605 genome:
TCTCCCTTTTTACCGAGAATTACACCAATTTCTTGACCTGGAAAAGTTCCATCGTTCTTGATCTGCTTGCGGAGTCGAACTTTATCACCTATGTCAAAAGCAGGCGGATCGTATAGCTCTATTTCATCATCTGATTGCATGGGAAACCTTCTGTTTGTAAACTAAATTCAGAAGTTCTTGAGTAGTGAGGCTGCGTTTTTTCTCGATTGACTGCTGCCGTACTGCGTCTAATACAGATTGGGTTTCTTCTGTATTGAGGATGATGCCATGTTGCTGTAGCAAATTAGATAGCAAATGCCTGCCAGAATGCTTACCTACAACTAAACGCCGCTCCCAACCAACTTCTTCGGGTGCAAATGGCTCGTAGGTGATAGGGTTTTGCAACACACCGTGAGCATGAATACCAGATTCGTGAGCGAAGGTATTTTCACCAACAATTGCTTTCCAAGGCGGTACAGTGCAACCAGATGCGGCTGCTACCAGTCGGGACAGTTCTAACAAACGCTGAGTATCGATGCCAACATTAATACCATGAATGCGTTTGAGAGCCATGATCACTTCTTCTAAAGCTGCGTTTCCTGCTCTTTCACCCAACCCGTTAACTGTGGTATTCACTGACGAAGCTCCCGCTTTTATACCAGCAAGGGCATTAGCAGTTGCTAGACCAAAATCATTGTGGGTGTGGATTTCCACAGGAATCGTCAAAGCCGAAACTAGCCGATTGACTTTTGTGTAGGTGGTAAAGGGGTCGAGAACGCCGACAGTATCGCAGAAACGAAACCGCGATGCACCCCACTCTTGGGCATAGTGCGCTACATCAAAGAGGAAGTTTTCATCTGCACGAGAAGAATCTTCTCCTCCTACTGCTACCCAAAGACCTTGATCGACAGCAAAGCTGATACTATCTTTGAGTTGTTGCAAAGTTATCCGCAACTGACCGTGAAATTTCGCAGCAATTTGAATTCCAGAGACGGG
Encoded here:
- a CDS encoding nitrogen fixation protein NifZ; the encoded protein is MQSDDEIELYDPPAFDIGDKVRLRKQIKNDGTFPGQEIGVILGKKGEIGYVVSIGSFLQRSYIYAVHFLNTGFIVGCRKKELELVEKSKDLE
- the nifV gene encoding homocitrate synthase — translated: MNQVLINDTTLRDGEQAAGVAFNKEEKVAIAKFLDAIGVHEIEVGIPAMGEEETRAIAAISDLGLSAKLLGWNRAVISDIRASMACGLSRMHVSIPVSGIQIAAKFHGQLRITLQQLKDSISFAVDQGLWVAVGGEDSSRADENFLFDVAHYAQEWGASRFRFCDTVGVLDPFTTYTKVNRLVSALTIPVEIHTHNDFGLATANALAGIKAGASSVNTTVNGLGERAGNAALEEVIMALKRIHGINVGIDTQRLLELSRLVAAASGCTVPPWKAIVGENTFAHESGIHAHGVLQNPITYEPFAPEEVGWERRLVVGKHSGRHLLSNLLQQHGIILNTEETQSVLDAVRQQSIEKKRSLTTQELLNLVYKQKVSHAIR